Proteins encoded in a region of the Bacillus sp. T3 genome:
- the qoxC gene encoding cytochrome aa3 quinol oxidase subunit III has protein sequence MSAKLDATLPLEYQTEQSRLNIFGFWIFLGAEIILFATLFAVYGVLGERYAGGPTPQDIFVLKDIMIETILLLTSSFTCGLAIYEMRRSNVKGLLTWLLITLLLGAGFIYMEISEFIHYVHEGATMQTSAFLSSFFVLLGTHGAHVSLGIGWALMIIIQLIKRGLTPVTARKVFIIGLYWHFLDVVWIFIFTFVYLARMVG, from the coding sequence ATGTCAGCTAAACTAGATGCCACTTTACCATTAGAGTATCAAACGGAACAAAGCCGCTTAAATATATTCGGATTTTGGATCTTCTTAGGAGCAGAAATTATCCTTTTCGCAACCCTTTTCGCCGTTTATGGTGTATTAGGTGAACGTTATGCGGGTGGTCCTACTCCACAGGATATTTTCGTCCTAAAGGATATCATGATTGAAACCATTCTGTTGCTGACAAGTAGCTTTACATGTGGTCTAGCAATCTATGAAATGCGCCGTTCAAACGTGAAAGGGCTGCTAACCTGGCTCTTAATTACCTTATTGCTAGGTGCAGGCTTTATCTACATGGAAATCTCTGAGTTTATTCATTACGTACATGAAGGAGCAACGATGCAAACAAGTGCGTTTCTTTCAAGCTTCTTTGTCCTATTAGGGACTCATGGTGCTCACGTAAGCTTAGGGATTGGCTGGGCTCTCATGATCATTATTCAGCTTATAAAACGCGGTTTAACACCAGTAACCGCGCGCAAAGTCTTTATTATCGGTTTATATTGGCATTTCCTAGATGTAGTCTGGATTTTCATTTTTACATTTGTTTATTTAGCAAGGATGGTGGGATAA